A portion of the Simkania negevensis Z genome contains these proteins:
- a CDS encoding glycine zipper domain-containing protein — MINKKTSILVLGLAATLFWGCESKTGTGALAGGALGAGIGGIAGGGSGALIGGAAGVIAGGLIGAYLDNQDQKNLQKQSPQTYRRVDNGERLSVNDVINLSKANISDDKIIDLIQKTDSHYTLNNYQIDRLRDAGVSEKVINHMMYKT, encoded by the coding sequence ATGATTAATAAGAAGACTTCGATTCTCGTTTTAGGTCTTGCTGCTACCCTTTTCTGGGGATGCGAATCTAAAACAGGAACTGGGGCACTTGCTGGAGGTGCTTTAGGTGCTGGAATCGGTGGAATTGCTGGGGGAGGCTCGGGAGCTCTCATCGGCGGTGCAGCCGGTGTGATAGCAGGAGGACTCATTGGAGCCTATCTTGATAACCAAGATCAGAAAAACTTACAAAAACAAAGTCCACAGACATATAGACGCGTTGACAACGGCGAAAGATTAAGTGTAAATGATGTCATCAACTTGAGCAAAGCAAACATCAGTGATGATAAAATCATTGATCTTATTCAAAAGACTGATAGCCACTATACACTTAACAATTACCAAATCGATCGATTACGCGACGCCGGGGTCTCCGAAAAAGTCATCAATCACATGATGTATAAGACTTAA
- a CDS encoding MFS transporter: MAKASTPINRRSFRAAVSVLFLDNLGLSVVYPIFTPLVLQPIYALLPVSYSLAHRMILLGFLIASFPFMQFIGGPIMGHIADKKGRRFGFTVALVGEAIGFFLTGVGIAIKSYPLVLFSRLFSGFFAGNFTICLTTITDLHQDVKARAKDFGIVASVAGISFVIAIAIGGILSNNTLAKVFNSSLPFWIITALSLLNIGIIWKAFSETHHRLSRMSKVYKNQVVELFQIYRASSLHFLYPLFFFFMLGWIVSLQFLSSFLLEHFHGTKVMITTLFISVGIGWCISNMWFERILIRFFSPLKILTISLLIATICLFVASEIRVYYLFFHFILFGSIFASLVWTNCLALISKKAPNYLQGKLLGINQSVATLSMLIAPLFGGFIGEFDIRTIYLFASSSFLLSLLILFVFRNKINVN, translated from the coding sequence TTGGCAAAGGCAAGCACGCCGATTAATCGCCGCTCTTTCCGAGCGGCAGTTTCTGTTTTGTTTCTCGACAACCTAGGACTATCGGTTGTCTATCCCATCTTCACTCCTCTAGTTTTACAACCTATTTATGCACTACTTCCTGTTTCCTATTCACTTGCACATAGGATGATTCTACTTGGGTTTCTCATCGCATCGTTTCCGTTCATGCAATTTATCGGCGGCCCGATTATGGGACATATTGCCGATAAAAAGGGGCGGCGCTTTGGCTTTACAGTGGCACTCGTCGGAGAAGCAATAGGATTTTTCCTAACAGGAGTAGGAATTGCGATTAAAAGCTATCCATTAGTCCTCTTTAGTCGCCTTTTCTCAGGTTTTTTTGCCGGAAACTTTACGATATGTCTCACGACCATCACAGATCTACACCAAGATGTGAAGGCGCGAGCCAAAGACTTTGGGATTGTTGCCAGCGTTGCAGGAATCAGTTTTGTCATTGCAATCGCAATAGGCGGAATCTTATCGAACAACACCTTAGCGAAAGTCTTTAATTCCTCTCTCCCTTTTTGGATTATCACAGCTCTTTCCCTTCTAAATATCGGAATCATTTGGAAGGCTTTTTCAGAAACGCATCATCGCCTTAGCCGTATGAGTAAAGTCTATAAAAATCAAGTGGTTGAACTTTTTCAAATCTATCGAGCTTCTTCTCTTCACTTTCTTTATCCTCTCTTCTTTTTCTTCATGTTAGGTTGGATCGTCTCACTACAATTCCTTTCGAGCTTCTTGCTCGAACATTTTCATGGCACCAAAGTCATGATCACCACCCTTTTCATCAGTGTGGGGATTGGATGGTGCATCAGCAACATGTGGTTTGAAAGAATTCTGATTCGGTTTTTCTCTCCACTTAAAATATTGACCATTAGTTTGTTAATCGCTACTATTTGCCTTTTTGTTGCTTCTGAAATAAGAGTTTATTATCTCTTTTTCCACTTCATTTTATTCGGGTCCATATTTGCCTCACTTGTCTGGACAAACTGTCTTGCTTTGATTTCTAAAAAGGCCCCTAACTATTTGCAGGGAAAGCTACTTGGAATTAACCAATCGGTTGCCACTCTTTCGATGCTCATTGCCCCCCTTTTCGGAGGATTCATCGGAGAGTTTGACATTCGGACCATATATCTTTTTGCAAGCTCTTCATTTTTACTTTCATTATTGATCCTTTTTGTTTTCAGAAACAAAATAAACGTAAATTAG
- a CDS encoding response regulator yields the protein MAQKKRILLIEDEEDIAALIKLQADLSGYKLHVEVDGINGYRAVEREKPDLVILDVMLPGSNGLDVCRKIKSNPELKNIPVIILSAKNEELDMILGLELGADDYVAKPFSPKVLFSRVKAVLRRNREPEKAHRILSFGEFNLDIDRYLLRKKEQQITITLSEFGILKRLLLQRGKVLTRNQLLDDIHNDDAFIVDRNIDVHIAALRKKLGPNFHWIETVRGVGYRLKEEPQLAKSK from the coding sequence ATGGCGCAAAAAAAAAGAATCCTTCTAATTGAAGATGAAGAAGACATTGCAGCTCTGATAAAGTTGCAAGCTGATCTTTCAGGTTATAAACTTCATGTAGAAGTCGACGGCATTAACGGCTATCGTGCTGTAGAGCGAGAAAAACCTGATCTCGTTATCCTTGATGTCATGCTCCCCGGTTCGAACGGACTTGATGTCTGTCGAAAAATTAAAAGCAATCCCGAGCTCAAAAACATTCCAGTCATCATTCTCAGCGCAAAAAATGAAGAGCTCGATATGATTTTAGGACTTGAACTCGGAGCAGACGATTACGTTGCAAAACCGTTTTCTCCTAAAGTCCTTTTTTCGAGAGTTAAAGCGGTACTCCGGCGCAACCGTGAACCAGAAAAAGCCCATCGCATTCTTTCTTTCGGAGAGTTTAACCTCGATATCGACCGTTACCTGCTCAGGAAAAAAGAGCAACAAATCACGATCACACTTTCTGAGTTTGGCATTCTCAAGCGCCTCCTGCTGCAACGAGGAAAAGTGCTCACCCGTAATCAACTTTTAGATGACATTCACAACGATGATGCATTTATCGTCGACCGGAACATCGATGTGCACATTGCCGCTCTGCGAAAAAAACTCGGCCCAAATTTTCACTGGATTGAAACCGTCAGAGGTGTGGGTTACCGCTTAAAAGAGGAGCCACAACTCGCCAAAAGCAAATAG
- a CDS encoding LysM peptidoglycan-binding domain-containing protein, which produces MSLHKVRTEVEEIKHDLNTYEIEHHVLEGKLIDQEQTIANLKQQVSDLKQGKLETFASEIQNIDKKIVQVAKKQDKILSDIRQLSSHANETTTALAQYKEKITQFEKAIAVQKEQIQDIVKLREGLAKLTNASELSNRYVVQPGDSLEKIARVKGTSVEAIKQTNNLSTDLIVVGQEILLP; this is translated from the coding sequence ATGAGTCTCCATAAAGTAAGGACAGAAGTCGAAGAAATCAAACACGATCTCAACACCTATGAAATTGAGCATCACGTTTTAGAAGGCAAACTCATCGATCAAGAACAAACAATAGCGAACTTAAAACAGCAAGTTTCAGACCTCAAACAAGGAAAACTTGAAACGTTTGCATCTGAAATTCAAAATATCGATAAAAAAATTGTTCAAGTTGCTAAAAAGCAAGACAAAATTTTAAGCGATATCCGTCAACTCAGTTCACATGCAAATGAAACAACAACTGCGTTAGCGCAATACAAAGAAAAAATCACCCAATTTGAAAAGGCAATAGCCGTTCAGAAAGAGCAAATCCAAGACATCGTCAAATTGCGAGAAGGGCTTGCAAAACTTACAAATGCTTCAGAACTTTCTAACCGTTATGTTGTGCAACCAGGAGATTCTCTTGAAAAAATCGCACGTGTAAAAGGAACGTCTGTCGAAGCGATCAAACAAACCAACAATTTGTCAACAGACCTCATTGTTGTCGGGCAAGAAATCCTACTTCCTTAG
- a CDS encoding OmpA family protein, whose amino-acid sequence MKKSSFYFFSSLLTACYLLTGCQNSSGAAWEDTKTMGRYIQRQGKLLWRKDVDSRMIETADDFQGPTEEEFIPLKDEDLKAQFANFNIPQPAESPGVEGSSIPSIEHFSTPQADLAELFKNVYFNTDEHVLRKKEFYAVVDRIADYMKKNPNVYIFVSGHCDERASEAYNLALGTRRANTLRSLLVKKGVNPNHIYTISFGKEMPADLGHSPEAWSKNRRVEFKIFKKE is encoded by the coding sequence ATGAAAAAATCGTCATTTTACTTTTTTTCTTCTTTACTTACCGCTTGTTACCTCCTCACTGGCTGCCAAAATTCATCGGGAGCCGCATGGGAAGACACTAAAACGATGGGACGCTACATTCAGCGCCAAGGAAAACTCTTATGGCGTAAAGATGTCGACTCACGCATGATTGAAACTGCTGATGACTTCCAAGGACCAACTGAAGAAGAGTTTATCCCTCTAAAAGACGAAGATCTTAAAGCGCAATTTGCAAATTTCAACATTCCTCAACCTGCAGAATCACCTGGCGTTGAAGGGAGCAGCATTCCGAGCATTGAGCATTTTTCAACTCCACAAGCCGATCTCGCAGAACTTTTCAAAAACGTCTACTTTAACACAGACGAACACGTTCTTCGCAAAAAAGAGTTCTATGCTGTTGTCGATCGCATCGCCGATTACATGAAAAAAAATCCTAATGTTTACATTTTTGTTTCGGGACATTGTGATGAACGTGCATCTGAAGCTTACAATTTAGCTCTTGGAACGCGTCGCGCAAATACATTGCGAAGCCTACTCGTCAAAAAAGGGGTAAATCCCAACCACATCTACACCATTTCTTTTGGAAAAGAAATGCCAGCTGATTTGGGACATTCTCCAGAAGCTTGGTCAAAAAATCGTCGTGTCGAATTTAAAATATTTAAAAAAGAATAA
- a CDS encoding PD40 domain-containing protein produces the protein MKNKFWFLIFMPLLAFCSDIDQEIVVSLAKSEELPSIYISCPSPKLKEILLFDLSQNGITKGISGKTEEENKLLNDDLSPAFWKPQGYAYVAKISIHGSIISGSLFSLKTGQTTPLEPHHLTGVLASDRRVMHAISDQITEIIGSIKGISQTQIFYAVQFPDGSNWKSEIWAADYDGKNARQLTQEKSYCISPLLFPKEGNFTKNRFLYVNYKLGQPKIYISSFDAKSGKPFLSLRGNQLLPSFSHSGDMIAFICDAGGQADLFLQAFDPDQGLVGKPLQLYSFPNSVQASPTFRPDGKKVAFVSDQEGSPRIFLISIPSFKNWKRPHPVCLTRTYRENTCPSWSPDGTKLAYSAKIDGVRQIMVYDFITQEEIQLTKGKSHKENPCWAANSMHIIFNTVDPSSSELFLINLKQKEMVQITEGPGKKHYPTWGP, from the coding sequence ATGAAAAATAAATTTTGGTTTCTCATTTTTATGCCACTACTTGCATTTTGCAGTGATATCGATCAAGAAATTGTCGTGTCGCTTGCAAAAAGTGAAGAGCTCCCTTCAATCTACATCAGCTGCCCATCTCCGAAGCTCAAAGAAATTCTTCTTTTTGATCTAAGTCAAAACGGGATCACTAAAGGGATCAGTGGAAAAACAGAAGAAGAAAATAAGCTCTTAAATGACGACCTTTCACCTGCTTTTTGGAAGCCTCAAGGTTATGCCTACGTTGCCAAAATTTCTATCCACGGAAGTATCATCTCGGGAAGTCTTTTTTCTCTTAAAACAGGCCAAACAACACCTCTTGAACCCCACCATTTAACAGGTGTGCTCGCTTCCGACAGACGTGTTATGCACGCCATTTCCGATCAAATCACCGAAATCATTGGAAGCATTAAAGGAATTTCCCAAACCCAAATTTTTTATGCTGTTCAATTTCCCGATGGAAGCAACTGGAAGTCGGAAATCTGGGCAGCCGATTATGACGGAAAAAATGCTCGTCAACTGACTCAAGAAAAAAGTTACTGCATTAGCCCTCTTCTCTTTCCAAAAGAAGGAAATTTTACCAAAAATAGATTCCTCTATGTGAATTACAAGCTTGGGCAACCTAAGATTTACATCTCTTCCTTTGATGCCAAAAGTGGAAAACCCTTTCTTTCCCTACGTGGCAACCAACTTCTACCCAGTTTTTCTCATTCTGGAGACATGATCGCTTTCATTTGTGACGCGGGAGGACAAGCCGACCTCTTTTTACAGGCATTTGATCCTGATCAAGGACTTGTGGGGAAGCCACTCCAACTTTACTCTTTCCCCAACTCCGTTCAAGCTTCTCCCACCTTTCGCCCCGATGGAAAAAAAGTTGCCTTTGTTTCAGATCAGGAAGGATCACCCCGGATTTTTCTCATTTCCATCCCCTCATTTAAAAATTGGAAACGACCTCATCCAGTCTGCCTGACAAGGACATATCGAGAAAATACCTGCCCCTCATGGTCTCCTGATGGCACAAAATTAGCCTATAGTGCTAAGATTGACGGTGTCAGACAAATTATGGTTTATGACTTTATTACCCAAGAAGAAATTCAACTAACAAAAGGTAAAAGTCATAAAGAAAATCCATGCTGGGCTGCTAATAGTATGCACATTATTTTTAACACCGTTGATCCTTCTTCTTCAGAATTATTTCTAATTAATCTAAAACAGAAAGAAATGGTACAAATTACAGAAGGACCTGGCAAAAAGCATTACCCCACATGGGGTCCTTAA
- a CDS encoding ExbD/TolR family protein has translation MRKHHFTLSRSIDDEGLVNLTPLIDVVFVVLILFILVAPLLELDRVALASAAKEGKKEALPIQENAPLKIHVFADNTIWIGNTCVKTEDLYPYLKKCKAEMPYTIPQVYHDKEAFFGTYQTVKNALEAAGFEEMDVILKPS, from the coding sequence ATGAGAAAACATCATTTTACATTAAGTCGTAGCATAGATGATGAAGGGCTTGTAAACCTGACCCCTCTCATTGACGTTGTCTTTGTTGTACTCATTCTCTTCATTTTAGTCGCCCCATTGCTCGAACTCGACCGTGTGGCTCTTGCCTCTGCTGCAAAAGAAGGAAAGAAAGAGGCTTTGCCGATCCAAGAAAATGCTCCCCTTAAAATCCATGTCTTTGCTGACAACACCATTTGGATAGGCAATACTTGCGTCAAAACAGAAGACCTTTACCCCTATTTGAAGAAATGTAAAGCTGAGATGCCATACACCATTCCGCAAGTCTACCATGATAAAGAAGCTTTTTTTGGTACCTATCAAACAGTCAAAAATGCCTTGGAAGCTGCTGGTTTTGAAGAAATGGACGTGATTCTAAAACCGAGTTGA
- a CDS encoding MotA/TolQ/ExbB proton channel family protein gives MGTFFQAFYQADAFGKMIFFALFALSVISWFFLIHKIWTFNQVKRQSKIFKQAITLQKDSLLNIKVEPVKQKRHIPEPFHKLYRTIQQNTVAILDKNHFYLSGNQNFLSRTDVELIDSHLQSSIAKEREDLEKNLFILSTTVTLAPFLGLLGTVWGILITFGELQAGHSVSSNSIILGGLSTALTTTVLGLLIAIPALIAYNYLKNLSSHFTTEMRDFSHFLLSTVELQYRKVDIE, from the coding sequence ATGGGAACATTTTTTCAAGCCTTTTATCAAGCAGATGCCTTTGGTAAGATGATCTTTTTTGCCTTATTCGCTCTTTCGGTGATTTCGTGGTTTTTCTTAATTCACAAAATTTGGACCTTCAATCAAGTCAAACGACAGTCCAAAATTTTTAAGCAAGCCATTACTTTGCAAAAAGACTCATTGCTTAACATCAAAGTCGAGCCAGTAAAGCAAAAACGGCATATTCCAGAGCCTTTTCATAAACTTTATCGAACTATTCAACAAAATACAGTTGCGATTCTCGATAAAAACCATTTTTACCTCAGCGGAAATCAAAATTTTCTTTCAAGAACTGACGTTGAACTTATCGATTCCCACCTTCAGTCTTCAATCGCAAAAGAACGAGAAGATCTCGAAAAAAACCTTTTTATCCTTTCGACAACTGTTACACTTGCTCCCTTTTTAGGACTGCTTGGGACAGTGTGGGGAATTCTCATTACATTTGGAGAACTTCAAGCCGGACATTCAGTCTCTTCGAACTCGATCATTCTCGGAGGACTTTCCACCGCTTTAACAACAACTGTTTTGGGGCTTTTAATTGCAATACCTGCACTCATTGCCTACAACTATCTTAAAAATCTCAGTAGCCATTTTACAACAGAGATGCGCGACTTTAGTCATTTTCTCCTCTCAACTGTTGAACTCCAATATCGCAAAGTGGACATCGAATGA
- a CDS encoding TatD family hydrolase: MYCDSHAHLTCDPVFEDVSNILKRAKEAKVNSIVNICTDKITLQRGLKLAEDVKWIYNVGATTPHDVEKEGGIYFHLFEEAATSGKLVAIGETGLDYHYEHSPKTLQQAFLIRYFELAKRCNLPVVIHCRDAFDDLFALADEHYKKGPLLLHCFTGTLDDAERALDRNWLISFSGIITFKKSEELRHVVKEVPIKQLLVETDTPYLAPLSKRGKQNEPSFLPETAQTIANVKGLPLNEVATVTRENAHAFFGIG; encoded by the coding sequence ATGTATTGTGATTCACATGCTCACTTAACTTGTGACCCTGTTTTTGAAGATGTTTCTAACATTCTTAAGCGGGCGAAAGAGGCAAAAGTTAATTCGATTGTTAACATTTGCACCGATAAGATAACCCTTCAACGAGGGCTAAAACTTGCGGAGGATGTCAAGTGGATTTACAATGTTGGTGCGACAACACCTCATGATGTTGAAAAAGAAGGTGGTATTTATTTTCACCTCTTTGAAGAGGCTGCTACAAGTGGAAAACTCGTTGCAATCGGTGAAACAGGTCTCGATTACCACTACGAGCATTCACCCAAAACATTGCAGCAAGCGTTTTTAATTCGTTACTTCGAGCTTGCAAAGAGATGCAACCTTCCAGTTGTAATCCATTGTCGTGATGCATTTGATGATCTTTTTGCCCTTGCCGATGAGCATTATAAAAAAGGTCCACTTCTTCTCCATTGTTTTACAGGAACTCTCGATGATGCTGAAAGAGCGTTAGATCGCAACTGGCTGATTTCTTTTAGTGGGATCATCACATTTAAAAAGTCCGAAGAACTCAGACATGTGGTGAAAGAAGTTCCGATTAAGCAATTGCTTGTAGAAACCGATACGCCTTACCTTGCTCCACTCTCTAAAAGGGGAAAGCAAAATGAGCCAAGTTTCTTGCCAGAAACTGCGCAAACCATTGCCAATGTCAAAGGGCTCCCATTAAATGAAGTTGCAACCGTGACGCGCGAAAATGCGCACGCCTTTTTTGGAATTGGGTAA
- the sdhA gene encoding succinate dehydrogenase flavoprotein subunit — protein sequence MRKKEVIVVGGGLAGLSAAMRLAENGCHVKIISVTQVKRSHSVCAQGGINAAVNIKGEEDSPIIHTYDTIKGGDFLGQQPPILEMCLCAPLIIQMMDRFGCTFNRTPEGNIDFRRFGGTLYNRTAFCGASTGQQLLYSLDEQVRRFEVKGQVSKFEHHEFMRLVLDDAGIARGIVVMNLFNLELEVLRADAVIIATGGPGLIFKRSTNSTFCTGAANGRLYMQGMKYGNGEFIQIHPTAIPGSDKLRLMSESIRGEGGRVWVYGDASKTIETPDGQTIPCGETGKPWYFLEELYPAFGNLVPRDIGAREILRIIELGLGVEGRDEVYLDVTHLPEQSVHKLESVLHIYQRFTGENPRKVPMRIAPAVHYSMGGAWVDWPSADDPDRMARFRQMSNLPGCFVAGEAEYQYHGANRLGANSLLSCIFGGLVAGVEVPRYLDSLSGTWEDTPEQFFQDALKHEVNFKEDLMSRDGSENVHMLHEELAKVMVQNVTVKRNNQDLKKTLDKIKEIRERYKNIRLDDQGHRLNQTYIFANQFQSMLELALVVTKGALLRDEFRGSHFKPEFPERDDENWLKETIATYDPKSDEPQITYGDIDMRHLKPLKRDYVKAKRVKPQLENIPKNIQLPIE from the coding sequence ATGCGGAAAAAAGAAGTCATTGTTGTTGGTGGCGGTTTAGCTGGTTTAAGTGCTGCTATGCGGCTGGCAGAAAATGGCTGTCATGTGAAAATCATTTCGGTGACGCAGGTCAAACGTTCTCATTCTGTTTGTGCGCAAGGGGGAATTAACGCTGCTGTTAATATCAAAGGAGAAGAAGATTCTCCGATCATCCATACATATGATACAATTAAGGGAGGCGATTTTCTTGGGCAACAGCCCCCCATTTTGGAAATGTGTCTCTGTGCTCCGCTCATCATTCAAATGATGGACCGTTTTGGGTGCACATTTAATCGCACTCCAGAAGGAAACATCGACTTTCGCCGTTTTGGAGGGACGCTTTACAATCGAACGGCGTTTTGTGGGGCATCGACAGGTCAACAACTCCTTTATTCGTTAGACGAACAGGTCAGAAGATTTGAGGTGAAAGGACAAGTCTCGAAATTTGAACATCATGAATTCATGCGGCTTGTCCTAGATGACGCAGGGATTGCCCGTGGCATTGTGGTGATGAACCTCTTCAACCTTGAACTTGAAGTGCTCAGAGCCGATGCTGTGATCATTGCCACGGGTGGCCCGGGTCTGATTTTTAAACGGTCGACTAACTCAACTTTTTGTACAGGGGCAGCAAATGGCCGGCTTTACATGCAAGGAATGAAATATGGGAATGGAGAGTTCATTCAAATTCATCCGACGGCAATTCCTGGGTCAGATAAACTCCGATTGATGTCCGAATCGATTCGAGGAGAAGGTGGACGGGTGTGGGTGTATGGTGATGCATCGAAGACAATTGAAACCCCAGATGGTCAAACGATTCCATGTGGTGAAACAGGTAAACCTTGGTACTTTTTAGAAGAACTTTATCCTGCCTTTGGCAATTTGGTGCCGCGAGATATTGGGGCGCGCGAAATTTTGCGCATCATTGAACTTGGGCTTGGAGTCGAAGGGCGTGATGAAGTTTACTTGGATGTGACCCATTTGCCTGAGCAATCGGTCCATAAGTTAGAATCTGTTCTTCACATTTATCAACGATTTACTGGAGAAAATCCACGAAAAGTTCCGATGCGGATTGCACCTGCTGTCCATTACTCGATGGGAGGAGCTTGGGTTGATTGGCCTTCAGCAGACGATCCAGATCGGATGGCGCGGTTTCGCCAAATGAGCAATCTCCCAGGATGTTTTGTGGCAGGTGAGGCAGAGTACCAGTACCACGGCGCCAACCGATTGGGAGCTAACTCTCTCTTATCTTGTATTTTTGGGGGGCTTGTTGCAGGAGTCGAAGTTCCTCGGTATCTCGATAGTTTAAGTGGAACTTGGGAAGATACTCCAGAGCAGTTTTTCCAAGATGCACTGAAGCACGAAGTGAATTTCAAAGAAGATCTCATGTCTCGAGATGGCAGTGAAAATGTTCATATGCTGCATGAAGAACTCGCTAAAGTGATGGTTCAAAATGTGACTGTCAAGCGTAACAATCAAGACCTGAAGAAGACACTAGATAAGATAAAAGAAATTCGGGAGCGGTATAAAAACATCCGATTGGATGACCAAGGGCACCGCCTCAATCAGACATATATCTTTGCGAATCAATTCCAATCGATGTTGGAGCTTGCCCTTGTTGTGACGAAAGGGGCGCTTTTGCGTGATGAGTTTCGAGGGTCCCATTTTAAACCAGAGTTTCCTGAGCGTGACGATGAAAATTGGCTCAAAGAAACCATTGCAACATATGATCCTAAAAGTGATGAACCCCAAATTACTTATGGCGACATTGACATGCGTCATTTAAAGCCGTTAAAAAGAGATTATGTGAAAGCAAAACGGGTAAAACCCCAGTTGGAGAATATTCCGAAGAATATCCAACTGCCCATAGAGTAG
- the sdhB gene encoding succinate dehydrogenase iron-sulfur subunit produces the protein MTKTFILKIYRGTPDHQYWEEFELELKPYINVISALMEVQQNPVNRKGEKVTPVAWEQGCLEEVCGSCSMLINGKPRQACTAIVEPILEKTKTHTITLAPFTKFPLVRDLVVDRSSMFENLKRVNGWVSADGSFVKGFGPKISQDKQETMYVLSTCMTCGCCTEACPQVNVKSKFIGPAPISQVRLFNLNPTGKMEEGERNHTLMEEGGISDCGNAQNCVQVCPKEIPLTESIAVMGREVSKQAIKEIFNSPERD, from the coding sequence ATGACGAAAACATTTATCTTAAAGATTTATCGTGGAACTCCTGATCATCAGTATTGGGAAGAGTTTGAGCTTGAGCTCAAGCCGTATATCAATGTCATTTCAGCTTTGATGGAGGTTCAACAAAATCCGGTGAATCGAAAAGGGGAGAAGGTGACTCCTGTTGCATGGGAACAAGGGTGTTTAGAAGAGGTTTGCGGATCTTGTTCGATGCTTATCAATGGAAAACCCCGCCAAGCTTGTACTGCTATCGTTGAGCCCATTCTAGAGAAAACCAAAACCCATACCATTACTTTGGCTCCTTTTACGAAATTTCCTCTGGTGCGTGATTTGGTAGTTGACCGTAGTTCGATGTTTGAAAATCTCAAACGGGTGAATGGGTGGGTTTCTGCAGATGGATCCTTTGTTAAAGGGTTTGGCCCAAAAATCAGCCAAGATAAACAAGAAACGATGTATGTCCTTTCCACATGTATGACGTGTGGCTGTTGCACAGAAGCTTGTCCTCAAGTGAATGTGAAGTCTAAATTCATTGGCCCAGCGCCGATTTCCCAAGTCCGTCTTTTCAACCTCAACCCCACTGGGAAGATGGAAGAAGGAGAGCGCAATCATACTCTCATGGAAGAGGGAGGAATTAGCGATTGTGGGAATGCTCAGAACTGCGTTCAGGTCTGTCCTAAGGAAATCCCCCTTACTGAGTCGATCGCTGTAATGGGGAGAGAGGTCAGCAAGCAAGCCATCAAAGAAATTTTCAACTCCCCTGAAAGAGATTAA
- a CDS encoding transposase, which yields MLIDKNGNAIAITTTDAKGDEKQEVSRLLTQLPLKSLKGRVVVLEADKGYDAGWLRQFLLNMGIFPLIPYRKIKGRWAPEINEVTHFFKLSPQRWKVERAFAWLKRRCRRLLMRWERLFVIWNGLVILGVVYTWIKNLVG from the coding sequence TTGCTTATCGATAAAAACGGCAATGCAATAGCCATTACAACTACCGATGCAAAGGGGGATGAAAAACAGGAAGTTAGCAGATTGCTTACACAGCTTCCATTAAAGTCACTCAAAGGGCGAGTAGTTGTTCTTGAGGCAGACAAAGGTTATGATGCAGGCTGGTTACGTCAGTTTTTGTTAAACATGGGAATATTTCCTCTAATTCCCTATCGGAAAATCAAAGGAAGATGGGCGCCAGAAATTAACGAAGTTACCCATTTCTTCAAATTGAGCCCACAACGCTGGAAGGTAGAACGAGCTTTTGCTTGGTTAAAAAGACGTTGTCGTCGGCTATTGATGCGATGGGAGCGTTTATTCGTGATATGGAATGGATTGGTAATATTGGGGGTAGTTTATACTTGGATAAAAAATTTAGTTGGATAG
- a CDS encoding transposase translates to MAGFKCLSDEQWQLIEGLMDHTFPLERGTPRSDLRKTWNSILFILTRGCRWADLPTDSSLFIPRSTAHKWLKQWSVEGVFDKVMSGLLQIAIMEGKVDLSQVAVDGSFSPRSRRRGKS, encoded by the coding sequence ATGGCAGGATTTAAGTGTTTATCAGATGAACAATGGCAACTCATTGAAGGTCTTATGGACCATACTTTTCCTTTGGAGAGAGGAACTCCTCGAAGTGATCTACGCAAAACCTGGAATTCAATACTCTTTATCTTAACGAGAGGATGTCGTTGGGCGGATCTTCCGACAGATTCCTCTCTTTTTATCCCTCGTTCTACAGCTCACAAATGGTTAAAGCAATGGAGTGTTGAAGGAGTTTTTGATAAGGTGATGAGTGGGCTATTACAGATAGCAATAATGGAAGGAAAAGTTGATCTTTCTCAAGTAGCTGTGGACGGTTCTTTTTCCCCCCGCTCCAGGAGGAGGGGAAAAAGTTGA